One Paenarthrobacter aurescens TC1 DNA window includes the following coding sequences:
- a CDS encoding hypothetical protein (identified by Glimmer2; putative) — protein sequence MDVELHFRPSSSLTSFDMFLKGDIGAAVPPEQAGDLMIGFCGAMKDVQLRRASDGEELTFDSPIAPSDKDLFVGSVGLDFSLNNDCVMTVVSKRDFKDQTLGEAGVGWAVSLEGETTAPTEAVAGAQHRYAFPRIATLTLPVEILNIESVTAESVVSITPNDLPADYVPTVSSPEVEDPTAPTWSLPLQSADRAAGFELNGIDKRHEAAVQRDLFLASASAGTAGGGLIWFFGAAGPFVDALLRKFRRNEAPFIEEAGELTPPPASGDDVRDSPTCRHLVAASLLSGFVGSTLAWLVSRRKS from the coding sequence GTGGATGTTGAGTTGCACTTCCGGCCCTCTTCGAGCCTGACGTCATTCGACATGTTCCTGAAGGGGGATATCGGCGCCGCTGTCCCGCCGGAACAAGCAGGTGACTTAATGATCGGGTTCTGTGGAGCAATGAAGGACGTTCAATTACGCAGGGCGAGCGATGGCGAGGAACTCACATTCGATTCTCCAATAGCTCCGTCGGACAAGGATCTTTTTGTAGGTTCGGTAGGACTCGACTTTTCCCTGAACAATGACTGCGTTATGACCGTCGTAAGCAAAAGAGACTTCAAGGATCAAACCCTCGGAGAAGCCGGCGTTGGCTGGGCTGTTTCCTTGGAGGGAGAAACGACAGCTCCGACTGAAGCCGTTGCCGGAGCGCAACACCGGTACGCCTTCCCTCGTATCGCAACCCTGACGTTGCCCGTCGAGATCCTGAACATTGAGTCCGTAACAGCTGAATCAGTCGTCAGCATCACGCCTAACGACCTTCCAGCCGATTACGTGCCGACAGTCTCAAGCCCAGAAGTGGAAGATCCAACAGCCCCCACGTGGAGCCTTCCCCTGCAGAGTGCTGACAGAGCCGCGGGATTTGAACTGAATGGCATCGATAAGCGACACGAGGCGGCCGTCCAGCGCGATCTGTTTCTTGCCTCCGCTTCGGCCGGTACCGCGGGTGGTGGCCTGATCTGGTTTTTCGGAGCCGCTGGCCCTTTTGTCGATGCACTTCTCCGCAAATTCCGGAGAAACGAAGCGCCTTTCATTGAAGAGGCAGGTGAGCTGACGCCACCTCCCGCCAGTGGGGACGATGTTCGGGATTCCCCGACATGCCGTCATTTGGTCGCAGCGTCTCTACTTTCAGGCTTTGTTGGATCTACGCTCGCTTGGCTTGTCAGCAGACGAAAATCTTAG
- a CDS encoding putative protein of unknown function (DUF1526) (identified by match to protein family HMM PF07512): MSLQSSPEDIHGWFSEARMRPYLLEADGDHKTAINLYKWNAELSAACFEVMSHLEVLIRNALDECLQDYMKEQACGIPWFLMPINSGPTQTSISASIDATRLRLRAQKKEIRPQIIANLSFGFWTNLLGTPHEELWRHALHSAFPQSSGKRKDVAAACNNLRLFRNRLAHPDSLLAVDVPFQLRKMLLVAGWIDPDARPWLESVERVSSVYSRRPTKKFDTVVIPGSQAWDLYQKEHVYVCQAGRSFRQVDRMGFYADKAVKAEVPFITHRVDNVDWSIAEQQRLLASAKSDEKRMGKIMKVARDLGWTAGRYQVFLLSRAGDPRHRTLRKELNHQTSGRGTAFVQKQRYVSLHDLEIATTTADLPGKKT, from the coding sequence ATGAGTCTGCAATCGTCGCCTGAAGATATTCATGGTTGGTTTTCCGAAGCCCGCATGCGCCCTTACCTCCTCGAAGCCGATGGGGACCATAAAACGGCGATCAACTTGTACAAGTGGAACGCCGAGCTTTCGGCAGCTTGCTTCGAAGTGATGTCACATCTCGAGGTTCTGATTAGAAATGCTCTTGACGAATGCCTTCAGGACTACATGAAAGAGCAGGCCTGCGGGATCCCCTGGTTCCTCATGCCAATCAACAGCGGGCCCACGCAGACCAGCATTTCGGCGTCCATCGATGCGACGAGATTGCGACTCCGCGCCCAGAAGAAGGAGATACGTCCGCAGATTATCGCCAACCTTTCTTTTGGCTTCTGGACGAACCTCCTGGGCACGCCGCACGAGGAACTGTGGCGCCATGCCTTGCACTCGGCTTTCCCCCAATCCAGCGGAAAACGCAAGGATGTCGCGGCGGCTTGCAATAATCTCAGGCTTTTCCGCAACCGTCTGGCACATCCTGACTCCCTACTCGCTGTGGACGTTCCATTTCAGCTCCGAAAAATGTTGCTAGTGGCTGGGTGGATAGACCCCGACGCTAGACCTTGGCTCGAGTCTGTCGAACGGGTCTCCTCCGTTTACAGTCGCCGCCCTACAAAGAAGTTCGACACGGTCGTTATCCCCGGTTCCCAAGCATGGGATCTATATCAGAAGGAACATGTCTATGTTTGCCAAGCAGGACGCTCGTTCAGACAAGTTGACCGAATGGGATTTTACGCCGACAAAGCGGTAAAGGCGGAGGTCCCATTCATCACCCACCGCGTGGACAACGTTGATTGGAGCATTGCCGAGCAGCAACGCTTGCTGGCTTCGGCCAAATCTGATGAGAAGCGCATGGGCAAAATCATGAAAGTAGCCCGGGACCTAGGATGGACAGCTGGCCGCTATCAAGTCTTTCTTCTCTCTCGAGCTGGTGACCCGAGGCACAGAACCCTTCGCAAAGAGCTCAACCACCAGACCAGCGGCAGAGGAACTGCATTCGTCCAAAAACAACGTTATGTGTCGCTGCATGATCTCGAAATTGCCACCACAACCGCCGATCTGCCTGGAAAGAAGACGTAG
- a CDS encoding hypothetical protein (identified by Glimmer2; putative), whose protein sequence is MLDRLGPGDETVVWKLDRLGHNTGHLLEFLDHTSPWVRQGLNRSPRLITPCGNPQHWVAVSSDFSL, encoded by the coding sequence ATGCTGGACCGTCTGGGCCCAGGGGATGAGACCGTGGTGTGGAAGCTGGACCGGCTCGGACACAACACAGGCCACCTGCTCGAGTTCTTGGATCACACCAGCCCGTGGGTGCGGCAGGGACTCAATAGGAGCCCACGACTCATTACACCCTGCGGGAACCCGCAGCACTGGGTGGCTGTTTCTTCGGATTTCAGCCTTTAG
- a CDS encoding putative lipoprotein produces the protein MNSKVSGRQLVVTAIAVAFACSSCSPAAPSPTASNDFALPAVSSSQKPSSKPSPTFTDGPRAGCVLSPEELKAALGEIVGPGAIVINDEYTGQSQHTGTNVCSYTLPAGSLTKKGSGGKVISGGDEASFTISRYTYASNYKGSMGVYNVHREYGGSTAEEIIDSWFIAERDTKEAQRGSKAADLVKKVPDIGSGAVSDGEGEIIVTTAGRYWFDAGISGVVASQAYEAGALAVARLLAAKG, from the coding sequence GTGAATTCGAAGGTTTCTGGCAGACAACTTGTCGTCACCGCAATTGCTGTAGCTTTTGCGTGTTCCTCTTGTAGCCCGGCAGCACCCAGTCCGACCGCTTCTAACGACTTCGCGTTACCAGCGGTCTCAAGTAGTCAGAAACCAAGTTCGAAGCCCAGCCCAACGTTCACGGATGGTCCAAGAGCAGGCTGTGTACTGTCTCCAGAGGAACTCAAAGCCGCTCTCGGTGAGATAGTTGGGCCGGGAGCGATTGTCATCAACGACGAGTACACGGGGCAGAGCCAACACACCGGGACAAATGTGTGCTCTTACACCCTTCCCGCAGGATCGCTCACCAAGAAGGGCAGCGGAGGCAAGGTGATTTCCGGCGGTGACGAAGCCAGCTTCACGATCAGTCGCTATACCTATGCGAGCAATTACAAAGGGTCCATGGGGGTGTACAACGTCCACCGCGAATACGGCGGCAGCACCGCCGAAGAGATTATCGATTCTTGGTTCATCGCAGAGCGTGATACAAAAGAGGCCCAACGCGGTAGCAAAGCCGCCGATTTAGTCAAAAAAGTACCGGATATTGGAAGCGGAGCAGTTTCCGACGGAGAAGGCGAAATCATCGTTACAACCGCAGGACGCTATTGGTTCGACGCTGGAATCAGCGGCGTGGTTGCGAGTCAGGCTTACGAGGCTGGTGCGCTAGCCGTTGCCCGTCTCCTAGCAGCTAAAGGCTGA
- a CDS encoding hypothetical protein (identified by Glimmer2; putative), producing the protein MNNRLSHLLIKLLAFVSCVLLTVVLAGLGVLSPREAEAAPAPGVTCHPLSILAFRGSGEKNIDSSVKDPAGSSHDYGDGVVTNGWEGQTLSRLVVSYIRQLKTMAGNGVAPSAVPIYGVGPTNDNELGYSAVNALTEAYLNVMNSALDGTDTALKLADTLRAQAKIDGCPAPKFILIGYSQGAQSARHFAGHSDVVGVLNLGDPEQSPFAVGNQGTGAKGEGAMRFKYPGLKSVFDIYDSNTQVDKIALCHKLDPICDFELKHLGNLFTAEQHTNYFLEPAETDEYGRKLAEMVSKHYTAASTAKPEASRVGLDTMIAIDTTSSMTPYLKAAIASADAIAQRSLTAAKQARVGLVEYRDHSVDSFGARTVVPLTNDYALFKAALSSLKASGGGDTPEDVYSGIVTALGADWNPLAARSIVVIGDAAPHDPESGTCYTAEQVTRLLAGFTLVSSVPAPNAGGSKGSSSSSCAKTSTSPSAAPSSKPDHMSLPAEGTAASPSPDSLPSPIASVPMAESPDPVLGDPVALYGLSGSDRFASVLKQVAQDTGGQILDTKEAATAGDKILAAMDDAASAPEAAVKTDSVSSVGSKAVISAAASRVEKGSLKYEFDVDGDGVFETQTESPTVTGTFEKAGDIKVAVRVTGDKDRRSVASQTVRVLPAEAAAPAYSEASTRLANVHVSPLAAGPGTKRMIEVPDVQAGEEVSALLVSPQREDAFAQEAPFATASGAGGKFELEVPEALPSGVYKVLILTNHGRHATADITVDSPWAVWIFWGPIAVLGLLILGGAVWLRRRRREPK; encoded by the coding sequence TTGAACAATCGTCTTTCGCACCTGCTTATCAAACTCCTAGCATTTGTCAGCTGCGTGTTGCTGACGGTCGTTCTGGCCGGCCTCGGAGTCCTTTCGCCTCGAGAAGCTGAGGCTGCCCCAGCTCCGGGGGTCACTTGTCATCCGCTAAGCATCCTTGCTTTTCGAGGCAGTGGCGAAAAGAACATTGATAGTTCTGTGAAGGATCCGGCCGGCAGTTCCCATGACTATGGCGACGGCGTCGTCACCAACGGGTGGGAAGGGCAGACTCTTTCCCGGCTCGTGGTGTCCTACATCCGCCAGCTGAAGACCATGGCTGGAAATGGCGTGGCACCGTCGGCAGTGCCCATATACGGCGTAGGGCCGACTAACGACAACGAACTCGGATACTCTGCCGTCAATGCCCTGACGGAGGCGTATCTCAACGTCATGAATTCAGCGCTTGATGGAACCGATACGGCCCTGAAGCTGGCTGACACGCTTCGAGCACAGGCTAAGATCGACGGCTGCCCAGCGCCAAAGTTCATTCTCATCGGCTACTCTCAAGGCGCGCAATCAGCACGTCATTTTGCAGGACATTCCGATGTCGTGGGAGTTCTGAATCTAGGCGATCCTGAGCAAAGCCCGTTCGCCGTAGGCAACCAGGGAACTGGGGCTAAGGGGGAAGGGGCCATGCGGTTCAAGTACCCAGGCCTAAAGTCTGTGTTCGATATCTACGACAGCAACACGCAGGTCGACAAGATTGCACTTTGCCACAAACTTGATCCAATCTGCGACTTCGAACTCAAACACCTCGGCAATCTTTTCACTGCGGAGCAACACACAAACTATTTCTTGGAGCCAGCAGAAACCGACGAATACGGCAGGAAGCTCGCTGAGATGGTCAGCAAACACTACACCGCCGCTAGCACAGCTAAACCCGAAGCGTCCCGTGTCGGCTTGGACACGATGATCGCTATCGATACGACATCGTCAATGACGCCATATCTGAAGGCAGCGATTGCTTCAGCCGATGCAATCGCGCAGAGGAGCTTGACGGCGGCAAAACAGGCACGCGTTGGGTTGGTTGAGTACAGAGATCACTCCGTGGACTCTTTTGGTGCTCGGACGGTCGTTCCACTTACAAATGACTACGCGTTGTTCAAAGCCGCACTGTCGTCGTTGAAAGCAAGCGGCGGAGGTGACACTCCGGAGGACGTTTACAGCGGGATCGTTACAGCTTTGGGCGCTGATTGGAACCCACTGGCAGCGCGGTCGATTGTCGTCATTGGCGATGCAGCGCCGCATGACCCTGAATCCGGTACGTGTTACACCGCTGAACAAGTCACGCGGCTACTGGCAGGATTCACTCTTGTTTCCAGTGTACCGGCCCCTAACGCTGGTGGCTCAAAGGGAAGCTCTTCTTCGTCCTGCGCGAAGACCAGTACTTCCCCGTCTGCTGCTCCGTCCTCTAAGCCTGACCACATGTCGCTACCGGCAGAGGGGACTGCAGCGTCGCCCAGCCCAGATAGTTTGCCTTCGCCAATCGCATCAGTACCTATGGCGGAATCACCAGATCCGGTGCTTGGCGATCCGGTCGCGCTATATGGCTTGTCGGGAAGCGACAGATTCGCGTCTGTGCTGAAACAGGTTGCCCAGGACACAGGTGGCCAGATCCTTGACACGAAAGAGGCTGCGACAGCTGGCGACAAGATACTTGCAGCTATGGACGATGCTGCCTCTGCACCGGAAGCTGCAGTAAAAACTGACTCGGTTTCGTCCGTGGGGTCCAAGGCTGTCATTTCCGCCGCGGCAAGTCGCGTTGAGAAAGGCTCGCTCAAGTACGAGTTTGACGTTGATGGGGATGGCGTATTCGAAACCCAGACTGAGTCGCCGACGGTGACTGGGACCTTTGAAAAGGCTGGCGACATCAAGGTTGCAGTCCGGGTTACAGGAGACAAAGACCGGCGGTCGGTTGCGTCCCAAACTGTCCGTGTGTTGCCAGCCGAGGCAGCAGCTCCTGCGTATTCCGAGGCATCAACTCGTCTCGCAAATGTCCATGTTTCTCCCCTTGCGGCTGGCCCTGGGACGAAACGAATGATCGAGGTGCCAGACGTTCAGGCAGGCGAAGAAGTCTCCGCTTTGCTAGTTTCGCCACAGCGGGAAGACGCGTTTGCTCAAGAGGCGCCCTTCGCTACGGCCAGCGGCGCGGGCGGGAAGTTCGAACTCGAAGTCCCGGAAGCACTCCCATCCGGAGTCTACAAAGTTCTCATTCTTACCAACCACGGACGCCACGCCACAGCAGACATCACTGTGGATTCACCATGGGCGGTTTGGATCTTCTGGGGACCCATAGCTGTCCTGGGTCTCCTAATTCTTGGTGGAGCCGTCTGGCTCCGCAGACGACGTCGTGAGCCAAAGTAG
- a CDS encoding putative integral membrane protein, translated as MSDEELTKAINDAVRPQKPRPRYALGTFWLLVGIVVLIAAFVAKTPGHQNGFWAGPLLIGYAIYLYRGGRFGFFI; from the coding sequence ATGTCAGACGAAGAACTCACCAAGGCGATCAATGATGCCGTCCGGCCGCAGAAACCGCGACCGCGTTACGCCCTTGGTACCTTCTGGTTGCTTGTAGGCATTGTCGTGCTTATCGCCGCCTTTGTTGCCAAAACGCCCGGGCATCAGAACGGATTCTGGGCAGGACCGTTGTTGATTGGCTACGCAATCTACCTTTACAGGGGCGGTCGCTTCGGATTCTTCATCTAG
- a CDS encoding putative lipoprotein, giving the protein MNAFCRPEHPVVMVLAAVMAVGIMAGCSNPGTATCDEYASQPYSERKKTVKALLEAHNLETISVSNTLGLQQALSKYCGVYGFNTTDKAGSNGSSPIDKAVNWASEKW; this is encoded by the coding sequence ATGAACGCATTCTGCCGTCCCGAGCATCCGGTCGTCATGGTTCTAGCCGCTGTCATGGCTGTTGGAATCATGGCCGGTTGTTCAAACCCTGGAACCGCGACCTGTGACGAATATGCCTCTCAACCGTACAGCGAGCGGAAGAAGACCGTGAAGGCACTCTTGGAAGCCCACAACCTGGAAACAATCAGCGTCAGCAACACGCTTGGCCTGCAGCAGGCGCTCAGTAAGTACTGCGGCGTGTACGGATTCAATACGACCGATAAAGCAGGATCAAACGGCAGCAGCCCCATCGACAAAGCCGTGAACTGGGCATCCGAAAAGTGGTGA